In Vulpes lagopus strain Blue_001 chromosome 1, ASM1834538v1, whole genome shotgun sequence, a genomic segment contains:
- the LOC121471934 gene encoding 40S ribosomal protein S15a-like, protein MVRMNVLADALKSINNTEKRGKRQVLIRPCSKVIVQFLTVMMKHGYIGEFEIIDDHRAGKIAVNLTGRLNKCGVISPRFDVQLKNLEKWQNNLLPSLQFGFIVLTTSAGIMDHEEAR, encoded by the coding sequence ATGGTGCGCATGAACGTCCTGGCAGATGCTCTCAAGAGCATCAACAATACTGAAAAGAGAGGCAAGCGCCAGGTTCTTATCAGGCCATGCTCCAAAGTCATCGTCCAATTTCTCACTGTGATGATGAAGCATGGTTACATTGGTGAATTTGAAATCATCGATgatcacagagctgggaaaatTGCTGTGAACCTCACAGGCAGGTTAAATAAGTGTGGAGTGATCAGCCCCAGATTTGATGTACAactgaaaaatctagaaaaatggcagaataaCCTGCTCCCATCCCTCCAGTTTGGTTTCATTGTACTGACAACCTCAGCTGGCATCATGGACCACGAAGAAGCAAGATGA